The DNA sequence CAGCATCAGCATCAACTACGGTTTCTTGTGGGATCAATAGTCAAATCAATGGATAGTAAGTTGAGGAACAGGAGTAGTAGGAGTAGCAGAAATCTGTATATGAAGGAACAAGAAGACAATGATGGTGCGGACTCCCCTCCTTCAAATTCCACCCTCTTCAACATTGATGCCTTGGTTACTTCTTCTCCATCATCTTCAAGTAAGAGAAGGTTAGTTTATTTAAAGAATAATGAACTATTAATTAAGTAAATGAATTATATGTGTAAGTAATGATGGGTGGTTAATTAAAGCAGGCGAGGCGTAGAAAAAAGGGTGGTGCATATAAGAATAAAGGAGGGAGAAGGACCGAGGCTAAAAGGGGAAAACAACACTCCACCACCCTCAGATTCATGGGCATGGAGGAAGTACGGCCAGAAACCCATAAAAGGTTCCCCTTACCCGAGAGGATACTACAGATGTAGCAGCTCAAAGGGGTGTCCGGCGAGAAAGCAAGTAGAGAGAAGCCGAGTGGACCCCACCATGCTGGTAGTTACATATTCATGCGAACACAACCATCCATGGCCTTCTTCACGGAACCACAATAGATCGTCTACTAAGAAGCCCCAGCCCTCCGCCGAGGACCTACTTGTGGACCCGGTCGAACCGGATCTTGAGGGCCACGACTCCATCATTCATGACCTTGGCTGGTTCCGTGATATCTCGGGGGCTCCCACCACGTCTTCGCCCGCCGTACTGGACAGCCCCATATTCTCTGGCTACGACGATGCGGATGTGGCGGCCTCGGTGGTGCTGCCCATGGGGGACGACGACGAGTCGCTCTTTGCGGACCTCGGAGAGCTGCCCGAGTGCTCCCTTGTGTTCCGGCGGGGGCTCTTGGAGACGGCGGAGCAACGGCGGCGCTGGTGTGGGACCCCAAGTTGATTACGGAACTGGTGGTGCTACAGCTTGGATCGGAAGATACTCTACATTttcaattattttctttttctttataatttcGGTTTGTTGAGgataggaaaaaaaaaaaagaaaatagaaaaggaGAGAAATGGGAACAAGTGGGAATGAAAAGGGGAataaataagattaaaaaaagattaattAGGGAGGGTATGTGTATGTGTATGTGTTGTATCTTGTATGTCTGAACGTGGTTGTAATTAGCATAACTTGGCCGTCTATCACCAGCcatcttctattattttttgtgtGGTCCCCCATCTTTTCTCTCATTTTCCTTCAATTCCCAGCACCATATATATCATATAGTTTTACAATAAGTCAATACATATCTTACCTTCAAATGGTAATCAAATTTTTTGAAGGTCATATATTTTCTACTACAAGAGTACTAGATCATCACAGCTTTACCCACGGAATACATACAACAGGTAACATTTCCATTACGCCTCTGTATAtctattttataaatcttttatttttttaaaaataattgattaaaaaattaaaattatttttacactataaaaagattatataaaaaaaaatccatgAATGAATGTTTGAATGCAACTCAAcggcttgtttttttttttttttggtttataaACCATAAATTGCAACAAATTATAGAACTCTACGACTTGTGATTTATGAATGAAGTTTTAATACTTATTTATATAACCGTACTGGTTGTCGTATTGGTTTAATATTTAGGAAAAATGACATATAGATTCTTAAccttttaagtttttaataaatacatcCCTAAccaaatttaaatacaaaaagatttttgacTTTAACAAACAGAAGATAATTTAATTCTTCCGTCCATTTGTCTTTCATACACCAAATAAAACTTACTGATGTGATTAAAATGGTGTCTAAGTGTCTGTTACGGACTACGGTGTTATGTTAAAAGGGAGAtaaaattcaaaagacaaaTAAGTCCTTGCTGAtaaaaacgacgtcgttttgcaAATAGGGATAATTGGAATTGAAGCCATAAGCGTCAACATGGTGGCAATGACGTCCCTA is a window from the Arachis stenosperma cultivar V10309 chromosome 3, arast.V10309.gnm1.PFL2, whole genome shotgun sequence genome containing:
- the LOC130968604 gene encoding probable WRKY transcription factor 65 isoform X1, with amino-acid sequence MDSKLRNRSSRSSRNLYMKEQEDNDGADSPPSNSTLFNIDALVTSSPSSSSKRSRRGVEKRVVHIRIKEGEGPRLKGENNTPPPSDSWAWRKYGQKPIKGSPYPRGYYRCSSSKGCPARKQVERSRVDPTMLVVTYSCEHNHPWPSSRNHNRSSTKKPQPSAEDLLVDPVEPDLEGHDSIIHDLGWFRDISGAPTTSSPAVLDSPIFSGYDDADVAASVVLPMGDDDESLFADLGELPECSLVFRRGLLETAEQRRRWCGTPS
- the LOC130968604 gene encoding probable WRKY transcription factor 65 isoform X2; protein product: MDSKLRNRSSRSSRNLYMKEQEDNDGADSPPSNSTLFNIDALVTSSPSSSSKRRRGVEKRVVHIRIKEGEGPRLKGENNTPPPSDSWAWRKYGQKPIKGSPYPRGYYRCSSSKGCPARKQVERSRVDPTMLVVTYSCEHNHPWPSSRNHNRSSTKKPQPSAEDLLVDPVEPDLEGHDSIIHDLGWFRDISGAPTTSSPAVLDSPIFSGYDDADVAASVVLPMGDDDESLFADLGELPECSLVFRRGLLETAEQRRRWCGTPS